TATATCTCTGTATTGTTTGTGAGCTATTAAGTTAGATTATTCTACCTGCATCAAGCTTTGAGCAAGCCATTTTAATCTTTTGTGCAAGAATATAATTTGAATAATTAAATAGATCTCTTCCGATCATCTTGAACTTTTGAGATAATTGTTGATTTAATATGATATCAGAGCAGAGATCTCCTAAATTCTAACCCAAATCTTTCACAGTAGAGGTCCCTTTACTCTTATTGAGAAACCAAGTTGTTGAACAAatactatttgttttttttcttttgcagataattatatatatggttgGTTAATACCTGAAAGCTTGGGGAGTTTCAGGCCAATACTTAAGCCTTCGCTGGTCTTCTGGATTTAGAGTAAGATACAAACGATCACTCCAATCAAGTCTTTGTTGCTCTGAAAGGATTATGTCATTTCCGTACCCATCAATGCCATCAACTTCCCTTGAGTATTTTCGCTTCTCTTCCATTGGAAGTGCAAAAAATTCCTTTGCAATTTCACGAACTTCTTCAAGGAACGAATGTGTTATCCCATGGTTTATTGCCTGAAACAACCTTAAAGAACTGTTGAGCATTTTGATCACCAAGaatgataattaataaacaaaaaatactaaataattttcaataaattGGTGCCACAAAAGAATGATAAAAGGTttataattaagtaaaatagtttaAGACCTGAAAGCAGCCCAATGAGCTTAAAGCAGAACGAAGTTTCTGCAGCTCTTCTTGGCTGGTCAAAGATGTGAGATCGACAACCGGAACCTCCAGCAGTGGAACATCCAAGACTCCACCCTCACCATTCTTTTGAATGTACTGTTCTGGAAGTTCTCCATTGATGACAACTTGGCGTTGGTAGGAGGGGCAGATTCAGCCTTTCACTATCTGAAGCAGGCTGAATCAATGTTAAAGTACTGTTCTGGGTGGACAAGGGCAACAACAGTCTAGACTACTATGGTGCTTCAAAGGGCAAAAGGGTGGTTGTTTGTAGCTAAATTTGGATGGAGGTGTCAAGATGGGGGAAATTGCATTTATAGAAAGCTGGGTGAACTCTTGCAGTTTCGAGGCAAGTGCATGGATCTCATTCACTCCAAATTGATTAGTTCTTTGTTGGTCTTGTAAACCCATGCATGCACGGCAAGGCAGCGCAGCATGCACGGGCCTTTGAAAGTTCTGTGCATAGTCTACAGCACGATGAAAGGACAAACACAGCCAACCAGAGTTGGCTCAGCAGGTAGCCTTTATGCAAGAAATAATCACTTCAGTTTATATgaacaaatatttataattcaGGAATCgggtttttaattaattttcttaaaaatttagATAGATACTTCATGATAGGGCCAGACTATTAAAATGGTGCTGATCACGAACACCTTTTGGCTGTAACAGCAAGTTAACATAAAAGatacatttatatattaatcgtCAATTAGTAAACAATTTGTGTTTAAGATCTGAAGATGGCAGTCAAGTTGACGTAAAAGATAATGATGTTaacgataaaaattaaaaaaaaaaaaaaaaagaaaaaaaaaagaaaaaagaaaaaaagaataacgttatttttgataaaaaatgctTTTGTTTCAAGTGAAATGAAAACTATCCATTTAGCGTAAAATATGGGATATTTTGGTTGTTTCATATATTAACATGATGTGAAATGATCAAAGTATAGTAGAATAACGTTACCCAAATATATTCTCCACCTTAGAAACCAAGATGTAGCATgaccatttattttattattttttttaaagaagatgaTGACaccttaattttattgatatactCTTACTTGTGACGAAGGAATAACTTATACAAAGAGAGCAAGGAAGtaacaataaaaatttcaaaatcaggctcttagaaaaaatattattcaaaaaaaaaaaaaaacagcaaccGAATGGATATAATAGAACActactaataattaaaaagataacatTACAAGCTAATGTCGGAAACTAGGAATACTTGCATGATCCAAAGCAAAAGGCCAACCATATGTTTAGATAGCTCCAAATGGAAGAAAAACTTACTGTGTGACCCTAGCTCCAAATTAGGCAGCAAGACTGTCTACTAAAACATTCTCTTTCTTGTAGACATGATTGATACTAAACTAGAAAACATTTTTGAAATGTAAAATACCATCCAAAATATCAGCATAAAGGGGGTTGGAATTGATTATTAAACCAATTTACAACATGAAGAGAATTGGATTCCATAATGAGGATCTGAATAATACTTTGTAACATCCCTTCCTGTAGGTCAGGAATATTACAAACAGTCATAACATATTTCCCGGTAAAGAGATTCAAAGTTATGAAAATACCTCATTCATTGTATCATCAAACTAACTCAACATAATAGTCTTTGATAATATAAAGCTGAAAACATAATCTAAAGGCATAAAATAGTTCTATGTGGTGATCActtattcaaatattataatcataAACTAAATCATTGTGGAAATAACACTTATTTCAATCTAGGTCTCTGAACTAATCTAATTCTAGCTCTCTAGCTCTACGTTCTCATCATTCATGTGTTTTCTTACTAACTTTCGTAATGCATGAGAACATGTTTgactttataaattttttctagCATAGCATACTCTTGTGCATTGTATAACATTATACATGGTATAACATGATCTAAAcattacatggcatacatgatccaTGTATTACATGAAcattacatggcatacatgatctaaaTATTACATGAATATTATATGGAATAAATGTGATATTCATAACATCTCATCCATCTAATAACTCGTACCAGCATAGCATCACAAGCATATCATCGTAATGCATCGAGATTTGTGAAAAGGGGTCTAACCTTAACTTGGCTCATAGTGTAGCGTAAGTAAACATCACATTTTTTATGAACAATTAGAATAATTACATCACACATATAATTATGATCGTGCTACTTACCTCTTAGCTCTGTTTCTTGGTTTCTGCTTTGTAGCTCATTACCTATACAAGGTACTAGACGTTACTAACTATCTAGAAAACATGTCATAGCATTCTACCCACTTGAACACGTATCATGAACTTTAATCTGATAAATATTCAATGATATATTGAATTCAATAAATACTAACAtcatatagtttttaaaacaatagtATCATATCTAgtcctttaaatataatttagtagggaacatatatattatctatttgatAAAACAATAGTGTAAATAATGATTTCATAAAATAGGTTTAATAATACTATAGGCCAACTATAATTTAATATCCAGCGATATAAGTTTCAATTCCTTAAACATTTTCTGGAAAATAAGTTCAGGGGTTACATAAAGATTCAAATAAAACTTTCGTCTCatttaaaatcactaaaacaGTTTCTGCCTACACAAGGAACCAGCCCACTTAATTGATATACTAGTTTCTGAAAAGCATAAAAATAGAGCTCAGCATAAGACAAGGCCCATGTAGTAAATCAATCCTCTTAAAGATTTATAAGGCTCCTGACTGAATGGGCTTAAGGCCCAAGGCCCACTTTGTATTTCAAAGGAATGGGCATCCCTGGAGGATCTGAAGGTTAAGAAACAAGGAGCTCGTGAGAGAGGGAAGGACCTTGTGACAAACACATCAAGAGAGGAGACTCAATACGACGGTGGTGGTGAGTCGAGGTCGACGGCGGCATGACTTTCTGAGAGAGAAATAGATTTTATGGTCTATTAAACTGGGAATCACAACAGAAGAGAAGAATGGAGGGATTTTGACTGGGGCTTATTGGAATAATGAGGATTCGACGAGACTTGGTTGGCCGGTAGTTTCTGGATTACCTAGTGGTGGTCCAATGTCCTTTGTGGTTGATGGTGGGCTGAGCAACAATGCACTGGTGTTTTTATTATTCACAGTagagagaataaaatattattcacggtggagaaaataaaaacgaCAGGGGTTTATGGGTCAATGCACACAGTGGAGGAAGGAGGGCTTACCGTTAGCGTGCTTTGTGATGGTTTCCGGTGATGTGGTTGCTTAGTGGTTGTGAGGAAGGTCACGATGGTGTTGTGAGAGAGGAATAATGTGAATAAGATGAAAAGATTTAGGTTAgggttttgaagtttgaatttGGCTATAAATTAGAAAACTACTCCCACTAGGAAATAAACACTGTGAGGCTTATGGCGTGAAGGGTGGAAGAATcacactaaaaaaaatactactcaAAATAGAtctaaataataacactaataataataataatcctaattttaaatccTAATTTTAGGACCCATATGTTACATACTCATAGCAAGATAATAggaaaaatcaataataatggaGCAATTATAACTTCTAAGACCAAATGATGCCCTAAGAATCTGCAGACGTTGGATTAACTTTAGAAGCACCATCAATATTGAGTTTAAGGGACCCCTTAGGAGATGGCAACCAATTGACAAGGAAAAGTCTCTTAGTTTGAATGATGGAAGGGGGAATGTAGAGATTAGCAATGACAAAAGCATTGGAAAATGATGTAAGAGTACGAGGCTTGATGAGGGAATTAAAGGTCTCTAAGTCATCTATTGATCTTATTGATAGCAATGgaagaatgagtatatgagtcCTCAAATCGAGTATTTCTGGCTAACCAAATCTCCCAAAAGAAAATAGATAGTAGAAGCTGATCAAGTAAATGGAattatgtgatgcccccaaattccgtttgggatcggacggacatttgaagcgtcgagacatgcaacacaaggttacatgcccccgttcatgacatataagatgcaatgttcctaacatgcatctaacattatgcaatattcgcagcggataatttttttctttagcaatactatgcaccaaattgaaaatatcccaaatgcttaaaacaaacatacttcatacataaagatccattgaataactaagatcacagcactagtccaaaatagttatgatccaaaagtactggagatgcaactttatcgtacaagtagtaatttaactactatattaacattaacgacgcaccgtcgttcagtcgactgtgtctagttggtcagctcctgatcctccttcagatcctgtaacaagatctaccattcggggggaatggtagttgggactaccacagtgagatttgattacaaatctcagcaagttaacaaaaaaaacttccacacaggctaatgatgcatggatgacagtaaaagcataaatacataatcaaattcataagtaattaaagcataacttggcatacaacatagcataattgacataacttaaattgaaacatgaactgaacttgacttgacatgaacttgatctgaaacttgacttatcatgaacttgttctgaaacttgacttaacatgaaaaatacatactccacagttgttgtggccccatgtattctacgtgtaaatacatactccacagttgttgtggccccatgtattttacacaaacttgacttaacatgaaaaatacatactccacagttgttgtggccccatgtattttacacaaacttgacttaacatgaaaaatacatactccacagttgttgtggccccatgcattctacacatcacaatgcagttaaatacatactccacagttgttgtggccccatgtattctacataaacttgacttaacatgaaaaatacatactccacagttattgtggccccatgtattctacacatcacaatgcagttaaatacatactccacagttgttgtggccccatgtattctacacaaacttgacttaacataacttgaaatacatgaccaacttgagataaaaacatttcataacatggcataacatataatagaccacatatttaacatgacatacttgtaacagtgaatattatatgacttgatatacatgtaatagatggcatacttagcatgacgtacttgtaatgtacagtaatacataacataatatattatgtaacagataaaaattgatgacagaataaattctgtataatagacaattacgtgataacttggcatggcatgatatatatgataacacacatacatacactgtagttcatttacttagcacacatacacagtagactgctagtaagttaaaagctaacttacctcgatctccgcgtttcttataaaaccttaagcgcgatcacgaggaactgtaattagtgattctaaaagttaacactaaatcactaataaattgaaatatggaaaatactaacttaaagagtaaaatttctattttactctctgcatgtaggaaaatgaccgttttatccataacttaaggattttgcatactaactccaaaagtcaccaaaatttacatgtctcatgtaaattttatcctcaatttaaatatcaatttagaaaaatttaaaactaatcacaactattaaaactccatagggtcgaaattctcatatgctatttctattgatttttgtttccaacttgttttgatcaaccttttgatctataacttataaatatgtgatcttcaaaccaaaccatcacatggtttaaaaagatgttctaaaacatatataagcttctaattcaagatcacatggttaaaaattaaccaaaacataaatttagccaagaacatccacactttggcttatctgaatatctctttacataaaatttcatatctttgaaactaacatcaaatattttcaaaatattaatataacatgtatataagatgcttagaatcctccaataaaattatcaaagtcattagaataggtttagaccaccaaagagttagactttctcaaaacagaaactgtttttcctcttccagtttctaagtttctaaatctaagaaaatctttcatcaaaacctttaatcatgcaaaaatcctcaaccaatagtcatatatacatgttaacaatactccataaaaatttcggaccaatatctatccattagcttggtcataaactccaaactataacatattctccagtttatctcccagaatgacctttctatagtttacacaatatttgactaaccaaatgatcttcaaatggggcaaataagatatccatgtaaactagactcaaaaaggaacaacttatatgaaggagactttatgataaaacacttacaacagcttcgaaatgggcgtgcaaaagaactcctaaaagctgttcgagagagagtgtttgataatcttttattggaaggtgtaaatgaagataagttcgtggatgatggctggagatgcttatggacgagataaggaagatgataaggctggagttgagagttgagtgtgattttctcctacccaaaatatctataaaagattatctcaaaatattctatccaataatatctataaaaatcagctcaatatattttccaaatgtggtgtagacttggaagagtaaggtggttaaaatattttcatgtgtattttaaatctctattcttaagatattttccaaatgtgtattttgtttaggtgtcatgatcttacaccttgatttccttcacaattccatctaatggtttctctttgtaccaagtatctaatactattcattatgtgtggttaagattttgccaagtgtccaaataaaatatcactaacctaatttggacatttcacactgtgattttgaaaacattgtgcttagtacgtttaccgaggttactattcactccaaaaataaacgtaataaacttagtactgaaaaatcttaaatattcaattaagcctagtggtgtagaccataatgtattctaacacttctaactatctcaaataattaaaaatcgtatttctggcaccatagtgagtgataaaaCTAATTATGTTGACaagctaaaacctatgcgattagtggattcgtgaaaacttatagagtcttcacgaagttcctaaagtcaatagaaattccacaattgaatttctagcgggctgttacaaattAATTTGTGCCTCTAAAAAAAGACCACCACTAAGAGGCATTTTGTTTCCAATTGTGATAGACAATACTAGTGAAGCCAAAAACATTGAAAAAATGATGCCAAACCTCTTTAGAAAGAGTACAACTAGAGAGAACATGATCAAAATTTTCCACATGATCATCTAGGCAATTACTACACTTAGGAATCATATGAATACCACAATGTTGGATACTATCATCAAAGGGAATATCATTGTGTCATAATTTCTagataaaaatagaaattttaatagGGAGGGCTTTGctccaaataaaattataaaagggAAGTAAGGGTAGTACTTCCTAAATAAGTTTCAAGAAGACTCAGTGGAAAGTACCATTATTATTGTGTTTCTAGACACAAAGATCTAGGCCAATCTTGATCTTGATAGGAAATTGACTTGCCTTACTAACAAGGGATGTACCACCAAGATTAGAGAGGCAGTCAAAGTTTCAACCATTGTGAGAGCAAAGGTCTCTGATTTGTAAGGAAGAATTGGAGATGACAAAACCTTTTTGAGTAAGGGAACCATTACCGGCCAAATTCTCATTCCAGAAACTAATAGAACCATCACTAATGGTCCATTGAATTTTGGTGTGGATGATGGatagaaatttagaaatttgcaaatggTTTTCCAGGAATTAGAATGATAGGTTTTGGCAGTTATAAGATCCAAGATTATTCATGAATTTTTGATAAAGTAATTTCTCCCAAGGAGAGTTCAATTGAAAGAAACTCAATGCCAATTTACAATGAAGAGCATGAACAACATCATATAAGTTTATGATGCCAAGGCCATTTTCAATGGAAGGACAACAAATATGGGCCCAAGATATCCAATGCTTTTTAGTATGGCCATCACagcacccaaaaaaaaaaattttcaaagttttgTGGATAGAGTCAATAGTTTTCCACAAAGAGTTGAGAACCAAATATATGAATAGGAATAGAGAGATTTGATTGAGGTAAGCTTGTAATCAGTAGAAAGGAGATGACCTTTCCATctacttattttatttctaatcttGAGAATTATCGGATCATACATGGATGTAGGAACTTTCCCATAGAAAAGATGAGCTCCAAGATAAGTGGTAGGAAATTTTCCCTCACTAAAACATGTAGTAGAAGCAATGATGACCTTTCCATCTACTTATCTTATTTCTAATCTTGAGAATTATCGGATCATACATGGATGTAGGAACTTTCCCATAGAAAAGATGAGCTCCAAGATAAGTGGTAGGGAATTTTCCCTTACTAAAACATGTAGTAGAAGCAATGATGCGTTTGCGAGTTGTGTTAACTTTTTTATGCAATAAGAAAACACTTTTGGAATGATTGATCCTTTGCCCTGAAATAATTTCATAATTAGAGATGAAAGTCACGAGACTAGAAAGGCTTCCCTTGGAACCACGGGTGAAAATCAAAGGTCATATGCAAAAATATGAGCAAGAGAAGTACAACCACAAGGAACACTATAAAGAGTGGCATAACCATCTATCACAACTTGATGAAGACCTTTAGTTTAAGGCTCTTCACTAAGAATAAAAGGAAGAGGGGAAAGAGGATCCCTTTGTCTTAGACTTCTATTAGAGATAAAGTAACATGAGTGGGTACCAtttaaacaaatagagaatgtGAGATTAGTAAACCATTTTTGAAACAATGAAATGACACTACTATTGAAACCAATGGAAAGAAGAACATGAGTGAGGTAATGCTAATTGACCCTATCAAAAGCCTTATTCATACCAACTTTAAGCATAACATTATTGGCTCTTATATTCCTAGCTAGATTGTTGGTTAAGTTCTTAGCTATTGCAATACTATTTGTAATGATCATTCCTTCAACAAAAGCCCCTTGGTAGTTGGAAATAAGATTAGGCAAGATGGTCTTAAGACGGGAAGCTAGAATTTTAGGGCAAATCTTGTAAGAAACTTGACAAAAACTAATGGGTACGAAGTCCAAAAAGGTAAAGGGGTTGTCTTTCTTCAGAATCAAATAAATGAATGTATgttttaaagaatgaggcacAAGTCCTCTTTGGAAAAGATTAGTGATTGCCTTGAAAAGGTTAGAGTGGATGATAGACTAACAAGAGATGTAAAAAGAGAAGGAGGAACCATCGGGGTTGGGAGCCAAGTCCAAAGGAATGTCATAGATAGCTTGTTTAACTTCATCAACGGATGAAAGTTTGAGGAGCTAATTGTTGTCATCTTCAGGGACTAGATTATGAATCATATCAAATAGAGAATTGTTAGCAAAAGTGCGAGAGGCAGTTAATTTGATCTTGTAAAAGTCCACAGCAGCCGATTGAATGGAGCTATGATCAAACGAAGATGATCCATCATGAAGAGTAAGGGAAGTGATAGAAGTCTTTCTCCTCTTGTGAGCAACTATTTGATGGAAAAAATTGGTGTTTTTGTCACCCTCATATAAGTATTGAATTCTAaacttttgtttaaaaatatttcttcttgGATTAGCTTGTCATtataatctttttcaaaattttgcaaagtggCCAGTCAGAATGAAGAGGAGAGGTTTGTAAAGAAAGTTTAGCAACTCAAATTTTGTCGCGTAAATCTAcaaggttttgaaaaatgtaataaGAAACTGAAAAGTTCCAATCTTTCAAAGTACTTTTcaaacattttaatttaaaaaccaattttattgATCCTTAGAGATGATAAGGTTGATTCCAATTAGAAAAAACAAAGTCTAGGAACTAAGAGTGTTTAATCCATATCCTTTGAAATTTAAAGGATGAGGGACCAAATTTATCCATCTCTTTATTCATAATAAAAAGGGGGCACTGATCAGAACGAGTTGTCCAAAATGGGTAAGGGAAACTTGTGGAAAAGATAGAGATCCAGACTGATTAATAGGGGCTTGGTCTAATCCCTCCCATGTGTAAATCCCATTTTTGCAACAATACCAAGTGTATTTGGAGCCAAGATAAGGAAGGTCTTAAAGAGAATTGCACTCAATGAAGTTGATAAAATCATATTTAGTAGAGTGAGGGATATGGACACTTTTGAGTTTCTCATCATTAGATTTAACAATATTGAAATTACTTATCACCATCCAAGGAAGATTAGGGGGAAAGAGGAGAGGGAGTCTCAAAGAGATCTTTTAAGGCATACACCACGGAAAAAATAGTATTAGTACCACACCAATAGCTAGGACACCTCTCATACTCAATTTTTTGcaaaaatccttcatctcaaatccCTATCCAGATATTATTCTAGGGGCTTACAAGTCCATTTCAATGCATATATAGCATATGAAGGacatgtgtgtgtttgtgaaagtAGGTAAATCAGCAACTAAGAACTTACTAAATGGATGCACAATATCTTTAAGATAAGACTTGACACAAAAATTGAAAGGCAATACGGGAAGCCTTACCCAAATCGATGCAATTGGCAATTCCACATCCGGTGTGAATTCTTGAGACCATTTGAATAGCTTGGACATTGCTCATTCCGTGATATGTGTATCTCTTGTCCAAGTTTTGGCCAAATCGTCAACCGATTGTAGTTTAATCAAGATGGTCCTTGAATCAATACGCCCCACAATTGGATGATGTGCCAAATTCCACTTGGTCAAAATATGATTACGAATGGCATCCATTTAGGGTCTATCCTTAAGAATTTTCACCACCAAAGCATATTGGAAAGGGGTTTTGGATCGTTGAACCTCAAGGGGTTTGGGAAATATTGCTAGcttaccttttttattttatttttgggattGCTTCAGAGGAAGGactatgataaatattgggatTGTCTTAAAATCGTAGCATAAGGTTTGAAATGCTCCATAGGTTTCTCTATGAGATTGAAGGTATATGAATGATTAGAGTTTTTGTATGAAGTCTCCATGTGTGAGGCaatcaaattaaaagaaagagcCCAATGAAATACGAGTGAAAAGGTGAGAAAACagagaatagaaataaaattaaacaataaaaccgAGAAGGAGGCAGAAAAAAGAATCAAGCAGTGGTGACGTGGTGTGGGATTTACCCTTTCAGTGacttagagagaaaaaaagggtAAATAGGAAAAAGatcattttgaaattaaaataaatggaaatTACTACATCTGCAAGGATCGAACATGTGCCAGCTGGTTGGTAGAGGCACTTGCGACTCTTGGATCAAATCTTAGGACACTATCATTGGCTTAGACAAAATTTTAGGTAAAGTTGGACTAATACGTCACTTTTTGACATTTGGCTAatcattcaaaatttgaactctacattggattagtcatctcattctttataataataagatattcttatttttaaattttatatctaGTTTTTTATCTAAAGTTAGAGTATGCCTAAGCCAATGAGGATGCTCTAAGGGTTGTGAAACGATTAAAGAAAAGTGTGATGAAAGTTTTCAGAAAGTTATTTGAAGGGCTTTGGTTAAGGGCAACCTTGCTTTAATTGGTTGCTTCTACATTGTAAATAGTTTAACTGCCGATCACCTGTGCAGTGGCGCAGCCTTGGCTGGAAGCAGAGTTTCTTGGCAATAACTCACCTGTGAGGTGCTagaagaaagaaagccaaaagGTGCTCTTGGTGCAATGGTGCTAGTGTGATGAACAACATGTAGATAGACGTATCTTACATGGATCTTTCTGCTGAATGAACCCAATGTGGCTCATTCCATTGTCCCATAACCTCTATGGATTCAGGTAGAGGGTTCCCACGCGATGAGAAGCAACTCATGTCACGAATCCACTAGTTGGAATCAtatgaaatgatattaatatGGTTCACATCTCATTCGATTTAGTTCTCGTTTGGTTACTTACTTCATACCAACAAGCATGAGGCCAACTTTTTGCGGCTATTTTCCATTTCGTGTCAATAAAATTGTTGAGCGTGACAATTATTTTgtatgaataaaagaaaaaaagaaaaaaaaaaaaaaacaacacgaggaaaagaaaagagaaactgaagttgtgttGTGGGCCCAGCTATCGTAACCCAGGAAGCAAGACGTTGAAAGAAACCATTTTTAAATCAAATCCAAGCCACAAGCGACCTCTTGCGTGGCGTACTGCAGTCCTCGCGAACGAAATAGTagctctttcttcttcctcttcctcttcctcttcgtcTACGTCTCTCCCCGCCCAATACTAGTAGGCCAAAATTGCGCAGCACCCTCATACCTTCTCCATTTCTTTCCTTCGTAAAGAAAATGGCCAAGTTTACACCTTTGGCCGAGAACTTTCGCTCTCTTCCTCACTACAACACTATCTCACGAGGTCCAGTCTTCAACACCTCCGTACTCAAACTCCACCTCTTGCATTCTCCTCCTTCTAGGAGCCGCTTGAACTTCCGTGTCTTATGTAT
The genomic region above belongs to Carya illinoinensis cultivar Pawnee chromosome 4, C.illinoinensisPawnee_v1, whole genome shotgun sequence and contains:
- the LOC122306519 gene encoding S-norcoclaurine synthase 1-like, yielding CPSYQRQVVINGELPEQYIQKNGEGGVLDVPLLEVPVVDLTSLTSQEELQKLRSALSSLGCFQAINHGITHSFLEEVREIAKEFFALPMEEKRKYSREVDGIDGYGNDIILSEQQRLDWSDRLYLTLNPEDQRRLKYWPETPQAFRDIFYTIILSRWK